One part of the Ursus arctos isolate Adak ecotype North America unplaced genomic scaffold, UrsArc2.0 scaffold_14, whole genome shotgun sequence genome encodes these proteins:
- the TIMP4 gene encoding metalloproteinase inhibitor 4 isoform X2, producing the protein MPRSPRTAPSWALLLRLLALLRPPGMGEACSCAPAHPQQHVCHSALAIRAKISSEKVVPASADPADTQKMIRYEIKQIKMFKGFEKVKDVQYIYTPFDSSLCGVKLEANSQKQYLLTGQVLSDGKVFIHLCNYIEPWENLSFLQRESLNHHYHLNCGCQITTCYTVPCTISAPNECLWTDWLLERKLYGYQAQHYVCMKHVDGTCSWYQGRLPLRKEFVDIIQP; encoded by the exons ATGCCCCGGAGCCCCCGGACCGCGCCGAGCTGGGCGCTGTTGCTGCGGCTGCTGGCGCTGCTGCGGCCACCGGGAATGGGTGAGGCGTGCAGCTGCGCCCCTGCACACCCCCAGCAGCACGTCTGCCACTCGGCGCTTG CCATACGGGCCAAAATCTCCAGTGAGAAGGTAGTTCCTGCCAGTGCAGACCCTGCTGACACTCAAAAAATGATCCGGTATGAAATCAAACAGATAAAG ATGTTTAAAGGGTTTGAGAAAGTCAAGGATGTTCAGTATATCTATACACCTTTTGATTCTTCTCTCTGTGGTGTGAAACTAGAAGCTAACAGCCAGAAGCAATATCTCTTGACTG GTCAGGTCCTCAGTGATGGAAAAGTCTTCATCCATCTGTGCAACTACATCGAACCTTGGGAGAACCTGTCCTTTTTGCAGAGAGAAAGTCTGAATCACCACTACCATCTGAACTGTGGCTGCCAA ATTACCACCTGCTATACAGTGCCCTGTACCATCTCAGCTCCCAACGAGTGCCTCTGGACAGACTGGCTGTTGGAACGGAAGCTCTATGGGTACCAGGCCCAGCATTATGTCTGCATGAAGCATGTTGATGGCACCTGCAGCTGGTACCAGGGCCGCCTGCCCCTCAGGAAGGAGTTTGTTGACATCATCCAGCCCTAG
- the TIMP4 gene encoding metalloproteinase inhibitor 4 isoform X1: MPRSPRTAPSWALLLRLLALLRPPGMGEACSCAPAHPQQHVCHSALGESGGLRAIRAKISSEKVVPASADPADTQKMIRYEIKQIKMFKGFEKVKDVQYIYTPFDSSLCGVKLEANSQKQYLLTGQVLSDGKVFIHLCNYIEPWENLSFLQRESLNHHYHLNCGCQITTCYTVPCTISAPNECLWTDWLLERKLYGYQAQHYVCMKHVDGTCSWYQGRLPLRKEFVDIIQP; the protein is encoded by the exons ATGCCCCGGAGCCCCCGGACCGCGCCGAGCTGGGCGCTGTTGCTGCGGCTGCTGGCGCTGCTGCGGCCACCGGGAATGGGTGAGGCGTGCAGCTGCGCCCCTGCACACCCCCAGCAGCACGTCTGCCACTCGGCGCTTGGTGAGTCCGGAGGCCTGAGAG CCATACGGGCCAAAATCTCCAGTGAGAAGGTAGTTCCTGCCAGTGCAGACCCTGCTGACACTCAAAAAATGATCCGGTATGAAATCAAACAGATAAAG ATGTTTAAAGGGTTTGAGAAAGTCAAGGATGTTCAGTATATCTATACACCTTTTGATTCTTCTCTCTGTGGTGTGAAACTAGAAGCTAACAGCCAGAAGCAATATCTCTTGACTG GTCAGGTCCTCAGTGATGGAAAAGTCTTCATCCATCTGTGCAACTACATCGAACCTTGGGAGAACCTGTCCTTTTTGCAGAGAGAAAGTCTGAATCACCACTACCATCTGAACTGTGGCTGCCAA ATTACCACCTGCTATACAGTGCCCTGTACCATCTCAGCTCCCAACGAGTGCCTCTGGACAGACTGGCTGTTGGAACGGAAGCTCTATGGGTACCAGGCCCAGCATTATGTCTGCATGAAGCATGTTGATGGCACCTGCAGCTGGTACCAGGGCCGCCTGCCCCTCAGGAAGGAGTTTGTTGACATCATCCAGCCCTAG